One genomic segment of Trichococcus shcherbakoviae includes these proteins:
- the citG gene encoding triphosphoribosyl-dephospho-CoA synthase CitG, whose translation MTLKPMNELLVEIAGQAEKALLYEVALTPKPGLVDRNNSGAHSDMDFFTFLDSIVSLSPYLYQYVKLGMEHEGTAKELFHKVRSMGVHAEKAMLAATKNINTHKGANFSFAVLLGATGACIGRGLQPPFTQNDTQEVLAYAQEMSHGLVTDDFADLAAKTSLTYGEKLYLSYGITGIRGEAEAGYPALSELILPFFRANQRQPIESLLLKALLLLMSQVEDGNIIHRGGIDAWQTIKMEAKQLLQDSHEGNLKELMYSYDLVLIERHLSPGGAADLLSLGIFFAKLENLF comes from the coding sequence TTGACTTTGAAACCAATGAATGAGCTACTTGTCGAAATTGCCGGGCAAGCCGAGAAAGCTCTCCTTTATGAGGTAGCATTGACACCAAAACCCGGTCTGGTGGACCGCAACAACAGCGGTGCCCACTCCGACATGGATTTCTTTACTTTCTTGGACAGCATCGTCAGCCTGAGCCCTTACCTTTATCAATATGTAAAATTAGGGATGGAACATGAAGGAACCGCAAAAGAGCTATTCCATAAAGTCCGCTCAATGGGCGTCCATGCCGAAAAAGCGATGCTGGCTGCCACCAAAAACATCAATACGCACAAAGGCGCGAACTTCTCTTTCGCTGTACTGTTGGGAGCGACCGGTGCTTGCATCGGTCGGGGTCTGCAGCCTCCTTTCACACAAAATGATACGCAAGAAGTACTCGCCTATGCCCAAGAAATGAGCCATGGATTGGTGACGGATGATTTTGCTGATCTCGCTGCCAAAACCTCCTTGACGTATGGAGAAAAATTATACCTCAGCTATGGCATCACCGGTATCCGCGGCGAAGCCGAAGCCGGCTATCCTGCCTTGAGCGAACTGATTTTGCCTTTTTTTAGAGCAAACCAACGTCAGCCCATTGAATCACTATTATTAAAGGCGCTGCTCCTGTTGATGAGCCAAGTTGAAGATGGCAACATCATACACCGCGGAGGCATCGACGCCTGGCAGACAATCAAAATGGAAGCAAAACAACTCCTGCAAGATTCACATGAAGGAAACCTGAAAGAGTTGATGTACAGCTATGACCTGGTCTTGATAGAAAGACACTTGAGCCCAGGCGGAGCTGCCGATCTTTTATCCTTAGGTATCTTTTTTGCAAAATTGGAAAATTTGTTCTGA
- a CDS encoding response regulator transcription factor produces MNNQKILVVDDDIAIRRLIWKSLQSTGVLIYQSDSIEKTLDIMTRVTFDLFLLDISLEYENDGYHLAQLIRADYPLTPIIFISGKKSETDIINGLETGADYYITKPFSPNLLRAQILSTLQRMKTIQSQQSNPTSRVLKVGDFTFDKNLYQLQKRGQDIALSSKEIQLMLFFLENPNQVFSKEQIYANVWNDGEMDNNLIMVYISYLRNKIEDDSKKPRYLKTVWGIGYTFSPDGE; encoded by the coding sequence ATGAACAATCAAAAAATACTCGTCGTTGATGACGATATCGCAATTCGGCGGCTGATTTGGAAGTCGCTGCAATCAACGGGCGTTCTTATTTACCAAAGTGATTCCATCGAAAAAACACTGGATATCATGACCCGTGTGACTTTTGATCTTTTTCTGTTGGATATCAGTCTGGAATATGAGAATGACGGTTACCATCTGGCGCAGCTGATCCGCGCTGACTACCCGTTGACCCCTATTATATTTATAAGCGGCAAAAAAAGCGAGACCGATATCATCAACGGTCTCGAAACAGGGGCGGACTATTATATTACGAAGCCTTTTTCGCCAAATCTTTTGCGTGCTCAAATTTTGAGCACGTTGCAAAGAATGAAGACCATCCAGTCACAACAATCAAATCCAACCAGCCGTGTCCTCAAAGTGGGCGATTTTACTTTCGACAAAAATCTATATCAACTGCAGAAGCGGGGGCAGGATATCGCCCTGTCATCCAAAGAAATCCAATTGATGCTGTTTTTCCTGGAAAATCCGAATCAAGTTTTTTCGAAGGAGCAGATCTATGCGAATGTATGGAATGATGGGGAGATGGACAATAACCTGATCATGGTTTACATCAGCTATCTGCGCAATAAGATTGAGGATGACTCGAAAAAGCCGCGTTATTTGAAGACCGTCTGGGGAATCGGCTATACGTTCAGCCCAGACGGCGAGTAA
- a CDS encoding ATP-binding protein, translating into MMKNKPTTRIINIIMAGLFIIIAITLVTIAGSFYTVEQNAKKSGQEQLMRTLNYVTNNLKLVIENRSLSLQQFSQKLPSEDLPEETLTAYLGSHEDQINLLIQLDAEGSFSEAWQFNNGSVQELSEDRVETYLIADPSLKSLIGSGSLVQNSSDYFLENQSFVNLYSPIVADDGQITGYFIAPLNLENMFKAEIFSDTSDYSGYPLVKNADMEVVIHPVESQVGLDIISGRQEQFPDLDLSDLRRLEEAQLTQEEGTLSYYSYWWDEENPTKVLKLGAFEWIDIGAAHWVIALNSDFYEHNRVPIQNNYILLSLLLLISAIILIFILLIRGYNKKNQAYEESQRLIEKQKFENERHRLEKRILKESKLEAIGLLTTTIVHDMNNFLTPILGNAQLLMEDYAENEDLVSELKEIYLAAEKGKDLSTNVLRFSKVSEGQQDTAHDLSQVLKETISEITILTPKSIKVESDIAPGILVEGFDKQDLQVVLYNLLTNAFQAIDTRPGNVTIRLKKADAECNADLQKRSIVTKYKEYAVLSITDDGPGIAEGLESNDLFDPFFTTKGSNGSGLGLFVVSSIADKYDWQIRLDRAQKGLTVLVNIPLQKS; encoded by the coding sequence ATGATGAAAAATAAACCAACGACACGTATCATCAACATCATCATGGCAGGATTATTCATCATCATCGCAATTACATTGGTCACGATCGCCGGCAGCTTCTACACCGTCGAACAGAATGCCAAGAAAAGCGGCCAGGAACAACTGATGCGCACCTTGAATTATGTGACGAACAACCTGAAGCTTGTCATCGAAAACAGGTCCTTATCGCTTCAGCAATTCTCCCAGAAACTTCCTTCCGAAGACCTTCCCGAAGAGACCCTCACTGCTTATCTCGGCTCCCATGAAGATCAAATAAATCTGTTGATCCAACTTGATGCTGAAGGTAGTTTTTCGGAGGCTTGGCAGTTCAACAATGGATCCGTTCAGGAACTTTCCGAAGATCGAGTCGAAACTTATCTGATTGCGGACCCGAGTCTAAAATCGTTGATTGGAAGTGGCTCGCTCGTCCAAAACAGCAGCGATTATTTTCTTGAGAACCAATCGTTCGTCAACCTTTATTCCCCGATTGTTGCGGACGATGGCCAAATCACCGGTTATTTTATCGCACCTTTGAACCTTGAAAATATGTTCAAGGCGGAAATATTCAGCGACACAAGCGACTACAGTGGCTATCCATTGGTGAAGAACGCCGATATGGAAGTCGTCATCCATCCGGTCGAGAGCCAAGTCGGACTTGATATCATCTCCGGCCGCCAGGAGCAGTTCCCGGATTTGGATCTTTCCGATCTGAGGCGCTTGGAGGAAGCCCAGCTTACTCAAGAAGAAGGAACGCTCAGCTATTATTCCTATTGGTGGGACGAAGAGAATCCGACCAAGGTTCTGAAGTTGGGTGCCTTCGAGTGGATCGACATCGGTGCAGCCCACTGGGTCATTGCCCTGAACTCGGATTTCTATGAGCACAACCGCGTCCCTATTCAAAACAATTATATCCTATTAAGTCTGTTATTGCTGATTTCTGCTATAATTCTCATCTTCATCCTTTTGATCAGGGGCTATAACAAAAAAAACCAGGCCTACGAAGAAAGCCAACGCCTCATCGAAAAACAAAAATTCGAAAATGAGCGCCATCGACTGGAAAAACGGATCCTGAAAGAAAGCAAATTGGAAGCAATCGGACTTTTGACCACGACGATTGTTCACGACATGAATAATTTCCTGACCCCTATCCTAGGAAATGCCCAGTTGTTGATGGAAGATTACGCTGAGAACGAGGACTTGGTCAGCGAGCTGAAGGAAATCTACCTTGCGGCAGAAAAAGGCAAGGATCTCTCAACGAACGTGTTGCGTTTTTCCAAGGTCAGCGAAGGACAACAAGATACCGCGCATGACCTTTCGCAAGTACTCAAGGAAACCATTTCCGAAATCACGATCCTGACGCCGAAGAGCATCAAAGTCGAGAGTGACATCGCTCCCGGCATCTTGGTTGAAGGCTTCGACAAGCAAGACTTGCAAGTGGTCCTGTATAACCTTCTGACAAACGCCTTTCAAGCAATCGATACGCGTCCCGGCAATGTCACGATCAGGCTGAAAAAAGCTGATGCCGAATGCAACGCCGATTTGCAGAAGCGCTCGATTGTGACGAAGTACAAAGAATATGCGGTCCTGTCCATCACAGACGATGGCCCCGGAATCGCGGAAGGATTGGAGAGCAACGACCTGTTCGATCCTTTCTTCACCACCAAAGGCAGCAACGGGTCCGGTCTGGGATTGTTTGTGGTTTCTTCCATCGCTGATAAATATGATTGGCAAATCAGACTGGACAGAGCCCAAAAAGGTCTGACCGTCCTCGTCAACATTCCCCTCCAGAAAAGCTGA
- a CDS encoding phosphoenolpyruvate carboxykinase (ATP) yields the protein MATIETYQRSALKKTNPLLTKLRTTVETAFYGSNMHEVTTLAEAYELAKTSPGVIVTDLPIKETEKLGLPEDAKVLVENGGKIVGRTAKARRIVGEDKAEDEQLMALVREVIYQNRTKKYHQTTGYVGLDEEFIIKAHIAFPEGNENNLYSWLLNFQWANDMYNELYAHSKKYEEGDIYIYTDPDWRHPDYPLGLAYFEPDHNVACILGMQYFGEFKKGTLSLAWGTAHRNGYASCHGGLKKFVLKDKKRVFAFFGLSGSGKSTLTHSKHNGKYKVKVLHDDAFIIDLLDGSSIALEPAYFDKTQDYPADHPEQEYFLTAQNVGVTKDVDGKRVLVTEDIRNGNGRTVKSRYVTPDRVDKFHSAIEGIYWIMKDDALPPLVKIENPILAATFGATLATKRSTAETARKGEDRDRLVIEPYANPFRVYPLIEDYEDFKALLSKEAVDCYIINTGAFLDKDITKDVTLGVIESIVEETATFKPFGDGTGLAYLDVPGYEPPMEDESYKKLVKERMTMRIDFLQTFNQEHPEFPLPDEAIHAFDQIAQSL from the coding sequence ATGGCAACAATTGAAACGTACCAAAGATCTGCATTGAAGAAGACCAATCCATTGTTAACCAAATTACGCACGACAGTCGAAACTGCTTTCTACGGCAGCAATATGCATGAAGTGACGACACTTGCCGAAGCCTATGAATTGGCGAAAACATCCCCAGGGGTCATCGTAACCGACCTTCCCATCAAAGAGACGGAAAAATTGGGCCTGCCTGAAGATGCCAAAGTGTTGGTCGAAAACGGCGGCAAGATAGTCGGACGGACGGCTAAAGCAAGAAGGATTGTTGGCGAGGACAAAGCGGAGGACGAGCAGTTGATGGCACTGGTCCGTGAAGTCATCTACCAGAACCGCACGAAGAAATACCACCAGACAACCGGCTATGTCGGATTGGATGAAGAGTTCATCATTAAAGCGCACATCGCCTTTCCGGAAGGGAACGAAAATAATCTATATTCCTGGTTGTTGAACTTCCAGTGGGCCAATGATATGTACAACGAATTGTACGCGCATTCAAAGAAATATGAGGAAGGGGATATCTACATTTATACGGATCCCGACTGGCGCCATCCCGATTATCCGCTGGGTCTGGCTTACTTCGAACCCGATCACAACGTCGCCTGCATTTTGGGTATGCAGTATTTTGGGGAATTCAAGAAAGGCACGCTATCCTTGGCATGGGGCACCGCGCACCGCAACGGGTATGCTTCTTGTCACGGCGGTCTGAAGAAATTTGTGTTGAAAGACAAGAAGCGCGTCTTTGCGTTCTTCGGCCTGTCCGGTTCGGGCAAGTCGACGCTGACGCATTCGAAGCACAACGGAAAGTACAAAGTGAAAGTATTGCATGATGATGCCTTCATCATCGATCTGCTCGACGGCTCCTCGATTGCATTGGAACCGGCTTACTTCGACAAGACTCAGGACTATCCGGCAGATCATCCTGAGCAGGAATATTTCCTGACGGCACAGAACGTAGGCGTGACGAAGGACGTGGACGGGAAACGTGTCTTGGTGACGGAAGATATCCGCAACGGCAATGGCCGCACCGTCAAGTCGCGATACGTGACGCCTGACCGAGTGGACAAGTTCCATTCGGCGATCGAGGGAATCTACTGGATCATGAAAGATGACGCCTTGCCGCCGCTCGTCAAAATCGAGAATCCGATCCTTGCCGCCACTTTCGGAGCAACGTTGGCCACGAAACGGTCGACTGCGGAAACCGCCAGAAAGGGCGAGGACAGAGACCGATTGGTTATCGAACCTTATGCCAATCCGTTCCGCGTCTATCCGCTGATCGAAGATTACGAAGATTTTAAAGCTTTGCTGAGCAAAGAGGCAGTGGACTGCTACATCATCAACACCGGCGCTTTCCTGGACAAGGACATCACCAAGGATGTCACCCTCGGCGTGATCGAAAGCATCGTCGAAGAGACAGCCACATTCAAACCTTTCGGGGACGGGACCGGCTTGGCGTACTTGGATGTGCCTGGATATGAACCACCTATGGAAGACGAGAGCTATAAAAAGCTGGTGAAGGAACGGATGACGATGCGGATTGATTTCTTGCAGACGTTCAACCAAGAACATCCGGAATTCCCGCTTCCGGATGAGGCTATCCATGCATTTGACCAGATTGCCCAATCTCTGTGA
- a CDS encoding helix-turn-helix domain-containing protein codes for MLTVAEAVKILSKKNITHSEEMVRRWIRKGKIKDAVKFSNKEGWLIPEDSLEEVIAAKTYMNSGIKSTKEYRKGYQDALAYIKERDYELIKQSPPVYEKEFTIYRDDALDLAENMLPEEQLVNPFKKFVDDTLFKCSHAEPLSSIVVKVLNNWVLVEDTNDIYNIAKLPNLNVTFEDHLTRALLRDQFNTFKRTSLAI; via the coding sequence GTGCTTACCGTAGCCGAAGCAGTCAAAATACTCAGCAAAAAAAATATTACACATTCAGAAGAAATGGTGCGCAGATGGATCCGCAAAGGGAAAATCAAAGATGCTGTGAAATTCAGCAATAAAGAAGGTTGGTTGATTCCTGAAGATTCATTGGAAGAAGTCATCGCAGCCAAAACCTACATGAACAGCGGCATCAAATCGACTAAGGAATACCGCAAAGGATACCAGGATGCCTTGGCTTACATAAAGGAACGGGATTACGAACTCATCAAGCAATCCCCTCCCGTTTATGAGAAAGAATTCACGATTTATCGGGATGATGCCTTGGACTTGGCGGAGAACATGCTGCCGGAAGAACAGTTGGTCAACCCTTTCAAAAAATTTGTGGATGATACGCTGTTCAAGTGCAGCCATGCAGAACCGCTGTCCTCCATCGTCGTGAAGGTATTGAACAATTGGGTGCTCGTGGAAGATACAAACGACATCTACAATATCGCAAAACTGCCGAACCTGAACGTGACTTTTGAGGACCATCTGACGCGCGCCCTTTTGCGCGACCAGTTCAACACATTCAAAAGAACAAGCCTGGCAATCTGA
- a CDS encoding IS1182 family transposase, translating to MENDFTQPEYSKRGSFTQLVLPHYYDVLIPEDDSVRLLSQILEELDYSKLHLAYSPLGRKPAVSPKNLFKVVIYGAMNHIFSSRAIEKSCRRDINFMYLLQGQPVPDHNTIARFKKDRLPKSIDYLFNQFTRLLQKIQEITFETLYVDGTKVEANANRYTFVWRKSVEKYNVKLMEKANLFLQTLYADKDIPQPLTLTFMKDCLLLLEKEKQETNLTFVHGSGKRKTPLQRNYETLSEYIDRKTYYEYCFDKFGDRNSFSKSDTDATFMRLKDDHMRNGQLKPAYNVQIGVEAEYIVQVGVYSSSTDYGTFVPFLHKIEAAFKEKFKNIVADSGYESEENYVYLTEEKYSSFIKPQNHEIVKTKKFKKQIGRKENMEYDKEKDEFTCSNGRKLVFKYESTQKLKSGYERKLSNYECEDCSNCPIYEQCNKSKLEANKTLRFSKKFDALRAVSVQNISSKEGIKLRVNRSIQVEGAFGVLKGNYGVQRFLMRGFKNVEVEMTILCLGYNFNKLHNKRKSNRLKTEYHEVKIA from the coding sequence ATGGAAAACGATTTCACACAACCAGAGTATAGCAAACGCGGGAGCTTTACACAACTGGTTTTACCCCATTATTATGACGTACTCATTCCCGAGGATGATTCGGTGAGACTCCTGAGCCAAATATTAGAGGAGCTCGATTATTCGAAATTACACCTGGCCTACTCCCCTTTGGGAAGAAAACCAGCGGTTTCACCGAAAAATCTTTTCAAAGTTGTCATATACGGCGCGATGAATCATATTTTTTCGAGCCGAGCAATCGAGAAGTCCTGCCGACGCGACATTAATTTTATGTACCTCCTTCAAGGGCAACCTGTCCCCGATCACAACACGATTGCACGTTTCAAAAAAGATCGCCTGCCTAAATCAATTGATTATTTGTTCAATCAGTTCACTCGCTTACTACAAAAGATACAGGAGATTACTTTCGAAACCCTTTATGTAGATGGAACGAAAGTAGAAGCAAATGCGAACCGGTATACATTCGTATGGCGAAAGTCGGTGGAAAAGTACAATGTAAAGCTAATGGAAAAAGCGAATCTGTTTCTCCAAACTCTTTATGCTGACAAGGATATTCCACAACCACTTACGCTTACCTTTATGAAAGACTGTCTTTTACTACTTGAGAAGGAAAAACAGGAAACTAACCTCACTTTTGTGCATGGGAGTGGCAAACGAAAGACGCCACTACAAAGGAATTATGAGACTCTAAGCGAATATATAGACCGAAAAACGTACTATGAATACTGCTTTGATAAATTTGGCGATCGAAATAGTTTTTCTAAAAGCGATACAGATGCCACATTCATGCGACTGAAAGATGACCATATGCGTAATGGTCAATTAAAACCGGCTTATAATGTTCAGATTGGTGTGGAAGCAGAGTACATTGTCCAAGTAGGTGTTTATTCAAGTAGTACAGATTATGGCACGTTCGTGCCTTTCTTGCATAAGATAGAAGCAGCGTTTAAAGAGAAATTCAAGAACATCGTGGCAGATTCTGGATACGAAAGTGAAGAGAATTATGTCTATCTAACAGAAGAGAAGTATAGCTCGTTCATAAAACCTCAGAATCATGAAATAGTGAAGACGAAAAAATTTAAAAAACAAATTGGACGCAAGGAAAATATGGAATATGACAAGGAAAAAGATGAATTTACCTGTAGCAACGGGCGCAAATTAGTATTCAAATATGAGAGCACCCAAAAGTTAAAGAGTGGATATGAGCGGAAATTAAGTAATTATGAATGCGAAGATTGCAGCAATTGCCCGATTTATGAACAATGTAACAAAAGTAAGTTAGAGGCAAATAAGACTCTTCGTTTTTCAAAAAAATTTGACGCGCTACGAGCGGTATCCGTTCAAAATATTTCGTCCAAGGAAGGTATAAAACTCCGTGTGAATCGATCCATTCAGGTAGAAGGTGCGTTTGGCGTTCTAAAAGGGAACTATGGGGTCCAACGATTTTTGATGCGAGGATTCAAAAATGTAGAAGTTGAAATGACCATCTTGTGTTTAGGATATAATTTTAATAAACTGCACAACAAGCGCAAATCGAATCGCCTTAAAACGGAGTACCACGAAGTAAAAATTGCTTAA
- a CDS encoding M20 family metallopeptidase, which yields MGFDRNQYLRELETIVNIDSGSRNPAGTREVAAFLEEKYRQQGFLTELVSVGPEVGPVLVATNAPDEPIDLLFIGHTDTVFLDGEASRRPFKIEGERLYGPGVYDMKGCSLLTAYLLENLPAELKQSLNICVIHNPDEEISSFYSREVIIAKAKTAKFAFVMEPSSADGSMIKERKGIEKLKIHFKGRPSHAGDAPQEGRSAINELAHWIVRMNTLIDYDAGVSVNAGTIQGGSVPNVVPEHAQMELDYRYSNPTDVTAFFVMLEELQSHATEMEIGIEIEAIGKRPPMVDVPGAKALRSVFEDVGKQMDTFVSFKKSGGVSDANFTTSVGVPTVCSIGLIGGAFHTDHEYVELDSIKQRLDLLTAVIAEMSRRKMFCKSTDRLSVK from the coding sequence ATGGGCTTCGATAGGAATCAGTATTTACGTGAATTGGAGACGATCGTCAATATCGACAGTGGCAGCAGAAATCCTGCGGGCACACGGGAAGTGGCGGCGTTTTTGGAAGAGAAATATAGGCAGCAAGGTTTTCTGACCGAGCTGGTTTCGGTCGGTCCGGAGGTGGGGCCGGTATTGGTGGCGACGAATGCTCCAGACGAACCCATCGATCTGCTCTTCATCGGCCACACTGATACTGTGTTCCTGGATGGCGAAGCGAGCAGACGGCCTTTCAAGATAGAAGGAGAGCGGCTTTATGGGCCTGGCGTCTATGACATGAAAGGCTGCAGCCTGTTGACGGCTTATTTGCTGGAAAACTTGCCCGCAGAACTGAAGCAAAGCCTCAATATCTGTGTGATCCACAATCCGGATGAGGAGATCAGCTCCTTTTATTCCCGCGAAGTGATCATCGCGAAAGCAAAAACGGCCAAGTTCGCCTTCGTCATGGAGCCGAGTTCAGCGGACGGTTCGATGATCAAGGAAAGGAAAGGCATCGAAAAACTGAAGATCCATTTCAAGGGCCGGCCCTCCCACGCCGGCGACGCTCCCCAGGAAGGGCGCAGTGCCATCAACGAATTGGCTCATTGGATCGTTCGCATGAATACTTTGATTGATTACGATGCCGGTGTGTCGGTCAACGCGGGCACCATCCAAGGCGGTAGCGTACCGAATGTCGTCCCCGAGCACGCCCAGATGGAATTGGACTACCGTTACTCAAATCCCACGGACGTCACGGCCTTCTTTGTTATGTTGGAGGAATTGCAGAGTCATGCAACCGAAATGGAGATCGGCATCGAAATAGAAGCCATCGGTAAGCGGCCACCTATGGTCGATGTGCCGGGAGCGAAAGCGTTGCGGAGCGTCTTCGAGGATGTCGGCAAGCAAATGGACACGTTCGTTTCGTTCAAGAAATCGGGAGGCGTATCCGACGCCAACTTCACGACCAGTGTCGGTGTTCCGACGGTCTGCAGCATCGGTCTGATCGGCGGCGCTTTCCATACCGATCATGAATATGTGGAGCTGGATTCCATTAAGCAACGCTTGGATCTTTTGACGGCAGTCATAGCAGAAATGAGCAGGCGGAAAATGTTCTGCAAAAGCACAGATCGTCTTTCCGTAAAATGA